In a single window of the Papaver somniferum cultivar HN1 chromosome 8, ASM357369v1, whole genome shotgun sequence genome:
- the LOC113303625 gene encoding post-GPI attachment to proteins factor 3-like — MSIWNRVIFFVAFLFLVGRLNASIGDSNPLYRSCLEQCEATGCIGDRCFQDCLSSDIGSNNGSESVQKPFYMQFIQWDCQSECRYHCMLERERDNEMLGLGPVKYHGKWPFRRVLWIQEPMSVVFSVCNLAMHYLGWISFCSLLYTKLPLRPKDRKPYYEYSLLWHAYAILAMNSWFWSAVFHMRDLDLTEKLDYSSFVALLGFGLIVAILRTFSVRDEASRVMVAAPLIAFLTTHILYLNFYKLDYGLNMKVCLSMGVAQLLLWAIWGGLSRHPSRGKLLTVVVGTSLAMLLEIYDFPPYKGYIDAHALWHATTIPLTYLWWSFIKDDAQFRTSNLTKKVK, encoded by the exons aTGTCAATCTGGAATCGGGTTATCTTTTTTGTGGCGTTTTTATTTCTTGTTGGACGTCTGAATGCTAGCATTGGTGATTCCAATCCACTTTACAG GTCATGCCTAGAGCAGTGTGAAGCGACTGGATGTATTGGGGACAGATGCTTTCAGGATTGTCTATCGTCTGACATTGGGTCTAATAATGGTTCAGAATCCGTACAGAAACCATTTTACATGCAGTTTATACAATGGGATTGCCAGAGCGAGTGCAGGTATCACTGTATGCTTGAAAGGGAAAGAGACAATGAGATGCTTGGCCTTGGACCGGTTAAGTATCATGGGAAATGGCCCTTTAGGCGAGTCCTTTGGATTCAG GAACCTATGTCTGTGGTATTCTCTGTTTGCAATCTTGCCATGCATTATCTAGGATGGATTTCATTTTGCTCCCTTTTATACACCAAGTTACCTTTAAGGCCGAAAGATAGAAAACCATACTATGAATACTCTTTGTTATGGCATGCGTACGCGATCTTGGCAATGAACTCTTGGTTTTGGAGTGCTGTGTTCCATATGCG TGATCTGGATCTAACAGAGAAGCTAGACTACTCATCCTTCGTGGCATTACTTGGATTCGGTCTCATTGTTGCTATCTTACGAACTTTTAGTGTGAGGGATGAAGCATCTAGAGTCATGGTTGCTGCTCCTCTGATTGCATTTTTGACTACCCATATATTATATCTGAACTTCTATAAATTAGACTATG GGTTGAACATGAAAGTATGTCTTTCGATGGGCGTGGCACAACTTCTTTTATGGGCTATTTGGGGTGGTCTCAGTCGTCATCCATCACGAGGAAAGTTGTTGACTGTCGTTGTAGGAACTTCTCTGGCAATGCTCTTGGAAATCTATGATTTCCCTCCATACAAAGGATATATTGATGCACACGCTCTTTGGCATGCTACCACCATTCCCCTTACCTACCTATGGTGGAGTTTCATCAAAGACGATGCCCAATTCAGGACTTCGAATCTCACGAAGAAGGTAAAGTAG